GCGTTCGGGGCATCGAGCTCGAGTTGGTCGAAGAGGGTGGTCACCACCCCGACATGGCCCGTCCAGTGCTCGTCGGCGATGTCAACCGTCTCCATCAGATGCAGGTCATCTCTTTGAGCCCACGCCTCCAAGTCGTACTTGAAGTCGCGGTCGGCGGGAGTGCGCGCTCCGTAGAGCAGCCACACGTCGCCATACTCACTGCGGTCGGCCAGGATTTTCAGTATCGCAGGCCTAAGCGGGGCGAGGCCGCAGCCGCCGCTGACGATCAGGACGTCTCTGCCCTTCATCTCCTCGAGCGGCCAGCAGTTGCCGAGCGGTCCTCGGATGCCGACCTTGTCGTCCTCGCGAAGTGAGTGCATCGCACGGGTGACAGCACCGCGCTCCACGACCGTCAGCTCGAAGAACTCCTTCTCAAGCGGGCTCGAGGCGAACCCGATCGGGGCCTCGCCCGCGCCGAATACAGTGACCTGGACGAACTGTCCCGGCTCCCACGAGAACGACTTCGCGTACTGCGGATCCTCGAAAGCGAGCCTGAAGGTCTTTGTGTCTGGGGTCTCGTCCAGGATGGACTTCACTACGGCGACCATCGGGATGTACAGGTCGCCGCTCGGATTGTCGGTCACACCCCACATGTTCCTCGGCTTAGCTGCGGTGAGTTCCACTTACTACACCTCGACTTTCCCACTGCTCGGTAATAGATGCTCGTGCATCGCGCGCCTGATGCGCTTGACGACCTCCGGCAGACCAAGGTTCGTCAGGCAAGAGGTGATGCACCTGCCGCATCCGACGCATCCGTGCCGGCCATCCCGGGATATGTATTGATAGCTGGCCTTGTGGTAGAACCGACGCTGAACGCGGCTGCCGAACGTCGCCCGCGGGTTGTGCCCGCTCGCCTCGCGGGTGAACCCGGAATACTGGCAGGAGTCCCAGGATCTGCACCTTGCATACCAGCCGTCTTCGTGCCGCACATCGTCCACCGT
This portion of the Armatimonadota bacterium genome encodes:
- a CDS encoding FAD/NAD(P)-binding protein — protein: MWGVTDNPSGDLYIPMVAVVKSILDETPDTKTFRLAFEDPQYAKSFSWEPGQFVQVTVFGAGEAPIGFASSPLEKEFFELTVVERGAVTRAMHSLREDDKVGIRGPLGNCWPLEEMKGRDVLIVSGGCGLAPLRPAILKILADRSEYGDVWLLYGARTPADRDFKYDLEAWAQRDDLHLMETVDIADEHWTGHVGVVTTLFDQLELDAPNAVALTCGPPIMIKFVTLGLLKKGFSEDRVVTSLERYMKCGVGKCGHCCVNHVYLCTEGPVFTYRQMRALPELGI